The window GACTACCAGCTAGACCCTTATACAGAGGCCCTACCACCAATGGGAACGCCTGATTATCCCAACGGTTTAGCGGACAACGCCCAACGATGGGTCGAAGACGTTTCGGCTGGTGACGGGATTTTGCTGTTAACCCCCGAATACGACTACTCGGTTCCGGGAGCTTTAAAGAATGCCTTTGACTACCTGGGATCGGGAGTTAGCGATACGCCGATTCAAACGATTAGTTACTCAATGGGTTCGTTTGGAGGAATCCTTGCTTCCATGGCTTGGTTACCAGTTTTCCAAGTGCTGAGCTTGGTCAGTGTGCCACGCAACCTCAATCTACGTTTCATTCAAAACATCTTTACGGAAACCGGCGAACTCAATCCCGACTTAGAAGCCAGCGAACAACAATACTACGCCGAAAAGATTACACAAACGGTACAAAACATCGCTGATTACGCTACTAAGCTTAAATAAATTGCATTTCAAAAAGGCCATGAAAATTCATGGTCTTTTTTTAGTGGCTTGCTTTTTATATTATACGATGTATAATATTACTGAAAGTAAAGGAGCTGATAATCATCGCCATTCAAATTAGTTCAGAAGTGCTGGAGGGAATCGTTTTAGCCCTCCTGTCCCAAGAAGATTATTACGGCTATGCCCTGACTCAGGGTGTGAAAAAATTCATTCCCATTTCTAATTCAACCCTTTATCCAATTTTACGACGGTTGAAAAAAGAAGAATGGGTCACCACCTACGATCAGCCGTTTGACGGTCGCAACCGTCGTTACTACCAAATTACAGCTGCGGGCCTCGCCCAACTCGAAAAGGTAAAATCCGATTGGAACCACCATAAACAGATTGTCGATCAGGTCTTTAATAATCAAATGCCAAAGGAGGAGGATGAATAATGCCAACGGACCAAGAACAATACATTACGGAGCTAAAATACTACCTCAAAACGATGCCCCAAAAGGAACGCGATGATGCCACCACTTACTACCTGGAGTACCTTAAAGACGGTGATTTAGTGAACTACAAAGACATCGTAGAGAACCTGGGAACGCCCCGCCAGCTAGCTCGCCAAATCACCGCTAACTACACGATTTCTGAAGACGAGAAGCAACCTAAAAAAGAAGGCAGCGTCAACCATAACGTTAAGCTAATTGTGACAATCTTAGCCGCCATTGCTTCTCCGGCGTTGCTGGGGATTGCCGTCTTTATCTTGTTGATGCTGTTCGTCTTCGTCTTTACCGTCGGTGCGCTCCTCTTTGCCGCCCTCTTTGCCGCCGGGCTCTTCATTTGGCTCGGAGTCACAACCATCTTTAGTAAGGGGATAATTGCCCTGAGTATTCTAGGTTTAGGACTCCTAATCTTAGGAGTCTTACTGATGATTCCGCCGATTGTCTACTTCGTGGTCCGCTTTATCATTCAAATTGGAGCTAACTGGATCAAGAAAATCTACCGCTACTCACAAGCAAAATTAAATCCACGAAAGGATGGTTACCATGGTTAAATTTATGAAACGGACCCTCATGGCCGGCATTATTTTAGCAGTAACCGGCTTAATCCTTGGGGTCATCGGCTTTTACGCCGGGGGAAAGGTCCACGGATTTGAAAAGGCCTACTCACACAATACCAATCACGTTGAATTCAACATTGGCAATGATTCAGACGATGATGACGATTAATAAAGGAGTTCTGCAGGATGAAAATAGCCATTATTGGGATTCCCGTTTGTCTTAGCCTGTTACTAGCCCTTGGAATTATTAGTCTGGTGCTCTTAATGGAATTTGGTTAAAGAATGTAAGAAAAGGTACTTCATATGTATACCCCCCAAAAATTAAATTGATTGTGATAGGAATAGCATTAATAAACCATTTCACATTTCTAAGCCCACGATCATCAAAAGCAGGAAGCATTCAAACACAGGAAGTAAAAAATAGCACTAACCTTAGTATTCCAAAAGTAAACGTTCCAACTGAAGTAACTGTGAAATCAAGTAACAAATTTATCGTTAAATCTAATCTCCAGAATCAAAAAAACATAAAGTAGAAAAAACAGTAATTGGTGGAATATGACACTGAATCAGACTAAATCAAAGCAATCCAACCTGAAAAGTACGGATGGAGATGTAAATAACAATGACAGTCAAATCGGAAAGACAACCATTACTTCTGTTGATGAAAACGGTTAGTTAAACAATACAAATACGCAAGATACCCATGTTTAATTAGAAGGTGACAACATTTCATTAAAAAACTCAGCTCCAATCAACCGGTTAAAATTAACAACGCAGATTGAGACGTTCAGATTAAGCATACAGATAATTAGACTAATTAATTGAACGTTTTACACAAAAAGATGGTGAAAAACTAGACTTTCATATCAAAAACTGCGATTCAAAAATGTTATTTTTTGAATCGCAGTTTTTTGTTTTTAACTTTAATTTATTGTTAAATTTACAACTACTAATAATGATCATGAGTTATTTTATATTCATTATTAATCAATATTTCGCAAATATATTAAAAGGTGACTATGATCTCGATTTAACTGGCATTCCAAATATTAATCGACTATACAGTTTCTAAAGAAAATAATACTTAACGACTATCTCAATCTCACATTTAAATTTATGAAAATTAACATCATAGAAGTAATCATCTTAAAAGTAAATATGATTTGCAATTAAAATATAATGATTAAAGAATAATGGTAGTGTATACAAATACAAATTTATAATGAATTAGTGCTAAAATGGAGTTATAACTAAAACTAATTATTATTTTAAAGGAGATGGTATTAATGTATTTACCAGCTTTAAGAGATAAAATGGGTGAATTAAAAGCATTAGAAGAATTAGAAAAATACAAACTAACTAAAAATAAAATTAAAAATTTACTTCCTATTATATTAATAAATGAAATAACTGATGAAGCATTAAAAAAAATATCAAAAAAATATTCTAGAAAAGTATTAATAGACACAAGATTAGTTAGTGATACTAAAGATATCAAAAAATTAGTTTCAATAACTAAACAAAATAAAAATTTTAATATAATTTATTGTTTTAAAGATATTAAATATGCCGGAAATAAAGATTATGTTAAAATTTTAGACACAGATGCAGTTGGAATTTTAAAAGATATAAAAAATAATAATTTTAACATAAATTTATTTCCTAAAAATATTATTATTGATTTTGGATATATTAATAATTCAAGTCCATATAGTTATAAATATGTTAACGAATTAATTAAATATATAAAAAATAGAAACATAACAATACTATCAGGATCCGTACCAAACCCAATTCCAAAAAATTCAGACGAAAATTATACTCAAGACATTTATGAATACAAACTTTTTGAAAAGATATCATATGATAACAAAAACATTAATTTCAATTATGGGGACTATGGGACTGTTCATCCGAACTTAACTGATGATGACATCGTCAAAATGACACCTATTGTGCAAATTAAGTATACCAAAAATAAAAATGAATATTGGTTCATTAGAAATGGTTTGCGAAAAGGAGAATATAAATTCAAACCAGTTGCCAATGAAATTATTAATGATAGTAAATTTAAAAAGATATCTTGGGCAGATGAATTTTTATTTGATGTCATAAATACTAAAAATCATAATATTGGTAATGCAATGACATGGGCCGAAGTAGGAATAAATAGACATTTAAGTATATTTATATAGATAACTACTTATTATTCTGTTAATTAATTTAATATATTAAATTTAAAAAACACCCACTATTATTTTAGAATAATAGATAAAATTAATATTATAAGTTCGTCAGGCTTAAGTTTAATAAATAGTGGTCTAGTATTTTCATTAATGTCAAAGTTACTATTAAACAGGATTATAAAAACAATTACTCTTTTTAATATAGTTATTTACTATCTTTTTTATTCTTTTTTCATCTCTCTTTTTAATATTGTTAACAATATACGCTATTAAATCTTGTTTAATAAAGTTATTACATTTATTTTGTTTTTCTAAAGGTAATAAAGTTATAATTTTTTCTTTTATAATATCAACTGGAAGAGTAAATAAAAAACTTTTTATATTAAAATTTGGGTTTTTTGAAGCTTGTTTAATCCTCTTTATAAATATTTTATTATTTTCACAATAAGCAAAAAATATTCCCCAGTAGTTGGGAATTAAGTCAGTAGCACTAAATCTTAATTTTTCACCCACAACTAAATAATTCATTTCAAATATTTCATCATATCCCTTACATTGATGAGGTAATCTATGTAAAGTATCCAGATCACTTTTTATTTCATACCCAATTAAATGTTTGTTTATAGATATAATATCTGCACGTACTGGTTCAGTTATTATTGATAATTCTTCTCCTATACTTGTACCCTTATAATTTAATAATCTATTTATTAATTTTTCTCTAATTTCTCTATCGCTTAACATATAAAAATATCCATAAATACTAAGTATATCAATTAAATAAATATTTAAGCCTTACCTTCCGAGCCAAAGACCCGAATCCGGTCTAAGCACATGTCGACCAGTTTGTCAGTTCCAGCAGTGAGGAGAATCCGGGGATCGTAGTTCTTGCCCTGCAAATCTTCGTCACTCAGGATGTAATCCCGTAAGCCTTGGTGGAAAGCCAGTTGTCCTTCGGTGTTGACGTTCACCTTGGCAATTCCCAGTTGAATGGCTTTGCGAATTTGGTCATCCGGAATTCCAGAACCACCGTGTAATACCAACGGAATCCGCTTGCCTAAGGCAGCAAAGATGGCATCGTCAATCTTTTGTAGGTGTTCGAAGTTCAGTCCCTTCCAGTCCTTTGGGTACTTACCGTGAATGTTACCGATTCCCACGGCCAGCATGTCAACGCCGGCTTTTGCCATCGCTACCGCGGAATCCACTGGCGCAATTTCACCGTCCGCAATCACACCATCTTCTTCACCACCGATGGTTCCGACTTCTGTTTCTAAGCTAACGTCCTGATCCTTCGTGAGGTCTCTCAGCGTGGCGGTTTTAGCCAAGTTATCGTCCAATGGTAAACTTGAACCATCAAACATCACGGACGTATAACTGATTCCCAACGTCTTTAAAGCATCAAAGTACGTCCCGTGATCCAAATGAATCGAAATCGGAACGGTGATGTGTAAGGCGTCGTGCATGTCCACGATTAAATCGTAGGCCAACCGGAAACTCCCCATGTACTTAGCAGCTCCACTAGTCACCTGTAAAATCAACGGTGATTGGGCTTTCTCTCCGGCTTGTAAAATGGCCTTGGCCCACTCCAAGTTGTTCACGTTAAAAGCGGGAACTGCGTAGTGTTCGGCCCGTGCTTTTTGTAACATTTCCGTACTGTTTGTAATCATCAGTTCTTCTCCTTTGTTATTCCCAATTTGAAGCTTCAAAGTCTTTTAAATCACCATGCACAAGATACGGGTTCGGATGAGCATTAGCCGCCGTAATAGCGTCGGGGAGTGCTTTTCCTTGTTCCTGCTCTTTTGCAATCGCTAAGAGAAAATTGGTTAATTCACTCTTCCATTGCAACCGCTCATCCGCTCCGTATTGAATCCAGGCACTCGGTACCGTAGGATCCACCCATTCGCTGGCACCGTGGTACGGCCGGTCGTCGACTAGTAGACCACCAGTCCGGTGCACCAAACTCTTGTCGTGCGTGATAATCACCCGTTTGTAAAAGGGATTGTCCTCGCCAGCACCGAAGTACTGTTGTAACCAGGCTAACTTGTCCTGCCAAGCACTCGGATTGTCCCAAGGAGCCGTCGAAAGCACGTACATTTCGTAATGTTCGGCTAGTTTCGGTACGCTGGCCAGTACTCCTGGCAACGGCGCTAAGTCCCGGAAAATTCCGGTCAGCTGATCAGGCTTCGGTTTCGTAAACGGAAGCTTAGCTAGCTCGTTTAAGACCGGAAGGGTATTTACCATTACGTTATCCATGTCTAAAAATAATTTTGGTTTCGTGGCTGTCATCCTGGAACCTCACTTTTAAAAATTACCGGAGCATCAAACCCGCTCCCTCTACTAATGATGATAAAAGAAGCACGGTTAAATGCAACCGAAATGTCTTTTGCTTGCTTTACCAATCTTTATTGTACCATCAAATCCCCGGTTTCGGTGCCCACAAAAAAAGAACGCCACCGCATTGCGATGACGTTCCAATATTTGGTTATTCTTTGATTTCGGCTAAATCTAACCCGAGTGCATCTGCCACCCGCGTTCCGTATTCAGGATCAGCCTTATAGAACTGCTTAGTTTCTAAGACTTGAATTTCGTGATTGTCAAAGGAACCTAACCCGTTCTTAATCGTTTTAATTAAACGATCTTTTTCCTCTGGACTCATCAGGCGGTATAAAGCACCGGCTTGGGAGTAGTAATCCTGGTCATACGGACGATAAGCCCCCGTTGCCCCGGATAATTGTTCCGGCGTAATCAAAGCGTGCGGATCCTCGACCGGACCGTTCTTACTGTTCGGTTCGTAGTTAACGTCGCTGCCCTGGTTATCAGCCATAAATCCGTCCCGTTCATAGTTATGAACTTCGTTTAATGGACGATTAATCTTAAGCTGTTCGTAGTTAGCCCCTAACCGGTACCGTTCGGCATCTTTGTAGGCAAAGAGCCGACCTTGCAGTAACTTATCCGGGGAAGCTTCGATGCCAGGTACCAAGTTGGCTGGTGAAAAGGCCAGTTCTTCCACATCGTCAAAGTAGTTAGTGGGATTTTCGTTTAACGTAAACTCTCCGACTTCTTGCAATGGATAATCGTGGTGGGAAACAACCTTGGTTACGTCAAAGATGTCGGCTGGATAGTCAATTCCTTCTTGATATGGCAGGATTTGGACGTAAACCTTCCAGGATGGGTAATCCTTTTGTTCAATGGCGTCGTAGAGGTCATGCATTAAGTAGTCCGTGTCTTCAGAAGCAGCCTTGGCAGCTGTTTCATCGGTCATGTTTTGAACCCCTTGTTCACTCTTAAAGTGGTACTTAACCCAGAAGACTTCGCCGTCTTTGTTAACCCACTTGTAGGTGTGACTACCGTATCCGTTCATAGTCCGGTAACTAGCAGGATTGCCCCGGTCTCCCATCAGGTAAGTCACTTGATGAACTGATTCTGGTGAGTGAGACCAGAAGTCCCACTGCATTTCGTTACTCCGCAGATGCGTTTTCGGATCCCGCTTTTGGGAGTGAATGAAGTCTGGAAACTTCAACGGATCATTCACGAAGAAAATTGGTGTGTTATTGCCGACGATATCGTAGTTTCCGTCCTGGGTGTAGAACTTAATGGCAAAGCCCCGGACGTCCCGGATTGTGTCAGGATAACCAGCTTCTCCAGCAACTTGGGAGAACCGAATTGCTAACGGGGTTTCCTTGCCTTCTCCGTTGAACAAATCTGCCTTCGTATACTTGCTCATGTCGTGGGTCAGTTTAAAGACCCCTTTGGCCCCAGCACCCTTAGCGTGCACCACTCGTTCCGGAATCCGTTCCCGATTAAAGTGTGCTAATTTTTCAAGCAACTGGTAGTCTTGCATCAAAACGGGCCCCCGTACGCCGGCCGTTTGCGAATGTTCGTTGTTAGCCCACGGTTGACCAGCTTCGGTCGTTAATTTATCTGCCATAGTATGTATCTCCTTTGAAACTAAAATATGTAAGTTATGTATATGGTACGCCTTTAGTACATACCAAAAACGTGTCACTGTCAATCTAGAAGTCTTATAATGAAGCTATGCACCGGTTCATCATGAAGGAGAAAGTTATGACCACTATTGACATTATCTTAGGCAGCTCCCGCACCAATGCGGAGGGCCACAAACTGTTTCGCTACTTAGAAAACCATGCACCGGTATGGGTTAATTCAAACGAAGTTACCCTGCGTTTCATGGACATTGCGGATTACCAACTTCCGCTCTTTAACGAGGACGATGCTCCGATGGACAATTCCCACCGCCAGCTAACGGAAAACGAACAACGTTGGCTGACTGCTTTACAGCAAGCAGATGGCTACGTCATTTTAACCCCGGAATACAATCACTCGTTTCCTGCCGCTTTGAAAAACGGATTGGACTACGTGGCCTACGAGATGCAAGGCAAACCCGTCCGCATTCTTACTTACGCTCCTAGTGCGCGGGGCGGTCAATTTGCCTTCATGGCTTTGCTGCCCACATTAAATCAATTAGGCTGTTTTGTGTTACCCAAACCGACGATTATCGGCCGGATTACCCAGAATTTTACGGTCGCAGGCGAAATGCCCACTGATGCACCGGCTGTGGCTCACTATCCGGAACGGTTGAAACAGATGGTACGAGAAATTGCGTTTTATGGACAATTATTTGCGGAAAATCCGTTTGAAGGATAAAATTAAACTAAACAGACCCGCTCCAAGAAAAATAGGAACGGGTCTGTTTAGTTTAATTCGAGTTACCAGAAATCGGCTTGCTCGGGGCAAATTCATCTTTAATCAAATAATTTTTAAAGTACCGACTAGATTGATCTGGGAGCACATCAAAAAAGTATCTCATCGTTTGCGTTTTACTAGTGCCATCTTTTTGTTGAAGCCGATATTGAACGTCAAAGACGACCTTAGTCAAATTATCTTTACCAGGTTTAGTAGAAAGGACATTAATTTTATCTGCTGAAAATGACGCAATGTTAGGGTCATTACTCCACGCATCATCCATTCGCACAATTTCCTTATAAACTGGATTCTGTTCTTCACCAACAAAACCAGAGCCACTGTACTTAATCGTTCCGGTCCCTACCTCTACAAACGTAAGGTGTAGGGCATCCCGTGCGTCGGTCTTTGAAGCAACTTTACTCTCAAGCTCAACCGGCAGATAATTATCTTCTCCGCTAAGCCAATCAATGTTTTTCTCTGTATTACTTTCTTTTCCATCAACTATTCCGGTAATATTCAGCACGTGACTTCCCGGTGTTAAGGGTCCAATGTGGTCTCTCGTTTGCTTGGTGCTCCCCGAAGTCTGCACCGGCGACAATTTTTCTTTTTGTCCATCGACTAGGACCTGTAATTTTTTCCCATTGCTGGTAAGTTTCCCGTAGACTGGGGTAATCTCCAGTTGATACCGGGGAAAAAGCAAGAAAGCTCTCCCAGTTTGTTGCAACCTAAAGCTCCCTAATATTTTTTGACCGTTATTTCTCGATAATTCTTTTTGAAAGGTTGTAAATTGCTGATGATTGGCTCTAAAGTGCTTAATTAATCCGGTTAAATTTAGGGGAGTAATTTTATAACTAGGGTCAGAGGTGGTGGATTCCTGAGCTAATTGTTCCCGATTACCATTAGCAATGCTTTGCACAATTCGATTCGCCGTAGCTGTCTTGGAATAGTAGTGGCTTCCAAACGCATATCCACCAACTAAAAGCACCATTACAAGCGCTAAAATTGCGTAGCTAAGTTTCTTACTAGATCTCCTTTTTGTTTGAGAAATTTCCTGATGCTGTTGTGATGCAGCCTCCCCTAATTGCTGACCGCAATTGGGGCAAAAAAGCATGGCTGAAGTTACTGGATGTCCGCAATTCGGACAAAATTGTTGGTCTTTTGGCATTTTAATTATCCTTGTATAAATTGAGCTAGATTAGTTAGGCTAGAAATGACATGTCCCACAACTGCTTGAATGGTAAATGATCCGATGATTAATACCAATACATATACCAGAATCAGAATGTAAAATGAATCTAAGCTGCCCTGATTCTCAGCAGTTAAAATGACGTCCGCCAGGGCAAAGGTACTCACAACGCAAGCAATGCTAAACGCAGCCAGGCCGATGTACATCACGTTTAAGGGACAAATGAACGTTAGGATAATGCTGAGCAGAAATAAACAACTACCTACGTTTAAAAACCGAGCATACTGGATGGTGTAAACACCCAATTTAACCCGATGATTCATCATTACGTTAATGGCTGCCCACCCTAAAAACCAATCGGAAATTAAGATTACCAACACGAAAATGGAAATCCCAATTATAAATTGACCGATGAGGGGACTCGTGGTTGCGGTCGTACCAAAGGCACTTTTAAAGTTTGCAAAGACATCCGTGATCTTTTTGCCAAACGACGCAACGGTAAGCCAGGCCATCACGAGGTAGATTAGTAATGAAATATACCCAAATTTTGGCTGCGTGGGTAATTTCATTGCTAGCGGGTGTAACAAGGACTGTTTGAAAAAGCCGAAAAAGGATTCTGTTTCAGAAACAGGATCCTTTTTAA of the Fructilactobacillus cliffordii genome contains:
- a CDS encoding NADPH-dependent FMN reductase, with the protein product MTTVNVILGSVREPSMGDRLFQYLQRNQAELEKASNVSLKFLKVSDYQLDPYTEALPPMGTPDYPNGLADNAQRWVEDVSAGDGILLLTPEYDYSVPGALKNAFDYLGSGVSDTPIQTISYSMGSFGGILASMAWLPVFQVLSLVSVPRNLNLRFIQNIFTETGELNPDLEASEQQYYAEKITQTVQNIADYATKLK
- a CDS encoding PadR family transcriptional regulator; amino-acid sequence: MAIQISSEVLEGIVLALLSQEDYYGYALTQGVKKFIPISNSTLYPILRRLKKEEWVTTYDQPFDGRNRRYYQITAAGLAQLEKVKSDWNHHKQIVDQVFNNQMPKEEDE
- a CDS encoding DUF1700 domain-containing protein, whose translation is MPTDQEQYITELKYYLKTMPQKERDDATTYYLEYLKDGDLVNYKDIVENLGTPRQLARQITANYTISEDEKQPKKEGSVNHNVKLIVTILAAIASPALLGIAVFILLMLFVFVFTVGALLFAALFAAGLFIWLGVTTIFSKGIIALSILGLGLLILGVLLMIPPIVYFVVRFIIQIGANWIKKIYRYSQAKLNPRKDGYHG
- a CDS encoding beta family protein; the protein is MYLPALRDKMGELKALEELEKYKLTKNKIKNLLPIILINEITDEALKKISKKYSRKVLIDTRLVSDTKDIKKLVSITKQNKNFNIIYCFKDIKYAGNKDYVKILDTDAVGILKDIKNNNFNINLFPKNIIIDFGYINNSSPYSYKYVNELIKYIKNRNITILSGSVPNPIPKNSDENYTQDIYEYKLFEKISYDNKNINFNYGDYGTVHPNLTDDDIVKMTPIVQIKYTKNKNEYWFIRNGLRKGEYKFKPVANEIINDSKFKKISWADEFLFDVINTKNHNIGNAMTWAEVGINRHLSIFI
- a CDS encoding sce7726 family protein — encoded protein: MLSDREIREKLINRLLNYKGTSIGEELSIITEPVRADIISINKHLIGYEIKSDLDTLHRLPHQCKGYDEIFEMNYLVVGEKLRFSATDLIPNYWGIFFAYCENNKIFIKRIKQASKNPNFNIKSFLFTLPVDIIKEKIITLLPLEKQNKCNNFIKQDLIAYIVNNIKKRDEKRIKKIVNNYIKKSNCFYNPV
- a CDS encoding ketose-bisphosphate aldolase codes for the protein MMITNSTEMLQKARAEHYAVPAFNVNNLEWAKAILQAGEKAQSPLILQVTSGAAKYMGSFRLAYDLIVDMHDALHITVPISIHLDHGTYFDALKTLGISYTSVMFDGSSLPLDDNLAKTATLRDLTKDQDVSLETEVGTIGGEEDGVIADGEIAPVDSAVAMAKAGVDMLAVGIGNIHGKYPKDWKGLNFEHLQKIDDAIFAALGKRIPLVLHGGSGIPDDQIRKAIQLGIAKVNVNTEGQLAFHQGLRDYILSDEDLQGKNYDPRILLTAGTDKLVDMCLDRIRVFGSEGKA
- a CDS encoding 5' nucleotidase, NT5C type; this encodes MTATKPKLFLDMDNVMVNTLPVLNELAKLPFTKPKPDQLTGIFRDLAPLPGVLASVPKLAEHYEMYVLSTAPWDNPSAWQDKLAWLQQYFGAGEDNPFYKRVIITHDKSLVHRTGGLLVDDRPYHGASEWVDPTVPSAWIQYGADERLQWKSELTNFLLAIAKEQEQGKALPDAITAANAHPNPYLVHGDLKDFEASNWE
- a CDS encoding catalase — encoded protein: MADKLTTEAGQPWANNEHSQTAGVRGPVLMQDYQLLEKLAHFNRERIPERVVHAKGAGAKGVFKLTHDMSKYTKADLFNGEGKETPLAIRFSQVAGEAGYPDTIRDVRGFAIKFYTQDGNYDIVGNNTPIFFVNDPLKFPDFIHSQKRDPKTHLRSNEMQWDFWSHSPESVHQVTYLMGDRGNPASYRTMNGYGSHTYKWVNKDGEVFWVKYHFKSEQGVQNMTDETAAKAASEDTDYLMHDLYDAIEQKDYPSWKVYVQILPYQEGIDYPADIFDVTKVVSHHDYPLQEVGEFTLNENPTNYFDDVEELAFSPANLVPGIEASPDKLLQGRLFAYKDAERYRLGANYEQLKINRPLNEVHNYERDGFMADNQGSDVNYEPNSKNGPVEDPHALITPEQLSGATGAYRPYDQDYYSQAGALYRLMSPEEKDRLIKTIKNGLGSFDNHEIQVLETKQFYKADPEYGTRVADALGLDLAEIKE
- a CDS encoding NADPH-dependent FMN reductase is translated as MTTIDIILGSSRTNAEGHKLFRYLENHAPVWVNSNEVTLRFMDIADYQLPLFNEDDAPMDNSHRQLTENEQRWLTALQQADGYVILTPEYNHSFPAALKNGLDYVAYEMQGKPVRILTYAPSARGGQFAFMALLPTLNQLGCFVLPKPTIIGRITQNFTVAGEMPTDAPAVAHYPERLKQMVREIAFYGQLFAENPFEG
- a CDS encoding TcaA second domain-containing protein, which encodes MPKDQQFCPNCGHPVTSAMLFCPNCGQQLGEAASQQHQEISQTKRRSSKKLSYAILALVMVLLVGGYAFGSHYYSKTATANRIVQSIANGNREQLAQESTTSDPSYKITPLNLTGLIKHFRANHQQFTTFQKELSRNNGQKILGSFRLQQTGRAFLLFPRYQLEITPVYGKLTSNGKKLQVLVDGQKEKLSPVQTSGSTKQTRDHIGPLTPGSHVLNITGIVDGKESNTEKNIDWLSGEDNYLPVELESKVASKTDARDALHLTFVEVGTGTIKYSGSGFVGEEQNPVYKEIVRMDDAWSNDPNIASFSADKINVLSTKPGKDNLTKVVFDVQYRLQQKDGTSKTQTMRYFFDVLPDQSSRYFKNYLIKDEFAPSKPISGNSN
- a CDS encoding zinc ribbon domain-containing protein — protein: MECPHCHFKNQRGNKFCIKCGTKLPVKKDPVSETESFFGFFKQSLLHPLAMKLPTQPKFGYISLLIYLVMAWLTVASFGKKITDVFANFKSAFGTTATTSPLIGQFIIGISIFVLVILISDWFLGWAAINVMMNHRVKLGVYTIQYARFLNVGSCLFLLSIILTFICPLNVMYIGLAAFSIACVVSTFALADVILTAENQGSLDSFYILILVYVLVLIIGSFTIQAVVGHVISSLTNLAQFIQG